A region of Rhinoraja longicauda isolate Sanriku21f chromosome 1, sRhiLon1.1, whole genome shotgun sequence DNA encodes the following proteins:
- the LOC144599346 gene encoding granzyme K-like has protein sequence MKRLYNLHVLLIIIFLIPSYHGDEIIGGHDAVRHSRPYMASCQMLMRGCYIHYCGGALINPKWVLTAAHCESKDGERKPQVVLGAHSLSQNESSKQIFRIKRQIPHPNYNDETMENDIMLLELENNAMINNYVKVLKLPGGMVKDLNSGTSCIVAGWGRTSTRYESDTLQEVTIKVIDRNTCNSKDYYNHEPEVTPNMICAGDSEGRGDSCTGDSGGPLVCNGKYSGIVSFGGKECADPKKPGVYTFVSDKYLRWIRKIIAIQAYNMTDEELY, from the exons ATGAAACGACTGTACAATCTGCATGTTTTGCTAATTATCATCTTTCTAATTCCATCCT ATCATGGAGATGAAATTATTGGAGGTCATGACGCTGTACGTCATTCAAGACCCTACATGGCATCCTGCCAAATGCTTATGAGGGGGTGTTATATTCATTATTGTGGAGGGGCATTGATCAACCCTAAATGGGTTCTAACTGCAGCTCACTGTGAAAG CAAAGATGGCGAACGGAAGCCTCAAGTGGTTCTTGGGGCACATTCTCTTTCGCAAAACGAGTCGAGTAAACAAATATTTCGTATCAAGAGACAGATTCCCCATCCAAACTACAATGATGAAACTATGGAAAATGACATCATGCTGCTGGAA CTGGAGAATAATGCAATGATCAACAATTATGTGAAAGTGCTCAAACTACCTGGAGGAATGGTCAAAGATCTGAATTCTGGAACATCCTGCATAGTGGCAGGATGGGGACGAACAAGTACAAGATATGAATCTGACACACTTCAAGAGGTGACAATAAAAGTAATAGATCGTAATACATGCAACAGCAAGGACTATTACAATCACGAACCTGAAGTGACCCCTAACATGATCTGTGCTGGTGACAGTGAAGGCCGAGGAGATTCGTGCACG GGCGATTCAGGTGGTCCTTTGGTTTGCAACGGAAAGTACAGCGGGATTGTGTCCTTTGGTGGCAAAGAATGTGCAGATCCCAAAAAGCCTGGAGTTTATACTTTCGTTTCTGATAAATACCTTCGTTGGATTCGGAAAATTATTGCCATTCAGGCTTACAATATGACTGATGAAGAGCTGTATTGA